The proteins below come from a single Sorghum bicolor cultivar BTx623 chromosome 4, Sorghum_bicolor_NCBIv3, whole genome shotgun sequence genomic window:
- the LOC8075719 gene encoding uncharacterized protein LOC8075719, translating into MDTEAAGMDEAEAAFFARRGRRCCCFPWPASSSSHQRVGGAEEETWWQRAVDAVLKVREWSELVAGPRWKTFIRRFGRSGPPTRPHHHFGGGRKLNYDALSYALNFDEGHGASPEGDYTGYRDFSARFVAPPASAKSSMDLGGRDAPPLFNPPPLPPHDGAGRA; encoded by the coding sequence ATGGACACCGAAGCCGCGGGCATGGACGAGGCGGAGGCGGCCTTCTTCGCGCGCCGGGGCCGCCGGTGCTGCTGCTTCCCCTGGCccgcctcttcctcctcccaCCAGCGGGTCGGcggggcggaggaggagacctgGTGGCAGCGCGCGGTGGACGCGGTGCTCAAGGTGCGCGAGTGGTCGGAGCTGGTGGCCGGCCCGCGGTGGAAGACCTTCATCCGGCGGTTCGGCCGCAGCGGGCCACCCACGCGTCCCCACCACCACTTCGGCGGCGGCCGCAAGCTCAACTACGACGCGCTCAGCTACGCGCTCAACTTCGACGAGGGCCACGGCGCCAGCCCCGAGGGCGACTACACCGGCTACCGCGACTTCTCCGCGCGCTTCGTcgccccgccggcctccgccaaGTCGTCCATGGACCTCGGCGGCCGCGACGCGCCGCCGCTCTTCAACCCGCCGCCTCTGCCGCCCCACGACGGAGCCGGCCGGGCCTGA
- the LOC8075720 gene encoding RING-H2 finger protein ATL46 yields MVVAVASSQSSSTPLSPYSSSPSLRSFIRDAPPYSTQTPPQVQTAGVGGGGGNGKISPAVLFIIVILAVIFFISGLLHLLVRILMKKQHGRGAAMGESAPSPHRTGARDAAMDRQLQQLFHLHDSGLDQAFIDALPVFAYREIIGGSKEPFDCAVCLCEFDGEDRLRLLPVCGHAFHLQCIDTWLLSNSTCPLCRGTLFVPGMTIDNMLFDDFDERLEEEPLPEECEDGHQVSRHKPMDEEQPVAEKRVFPVRLGKFKNVGNQGAIGGVAGNGNEAGIVSREAGESSSSSLDARRCFSMGTYQYVLGASELRVALQTGRGGNGASSRFKGRVAGLCPVNADIMEGKRICARSKGESFSVSKIWQWSSVKGKLPAPPDTCSDTGSLPWMKINAAGDKSNM; encoded by the coding sequence ATGGTTGTAGCAGTAGCTTCGTCCCAATCTTCTTCCACGCCCCTGTCACCTTACTCGTCTTCGCCCAGCCTCCGCAGCTTCATCAGGGACGCCCCGCCTTACAGCACCCAGACCCCGCCGCAGGTGCAGACGGCTGGTgtcggtggtggcggcggcaatGGGAAGATCAGCCCTGCGGTGCTGTTCATCATAGTGATCCTTGCGGTTATCTTCTTCATCTCCGGGCTGCTCCACCTCCTTGTGAGGATACTGATGAAGAAGCAGCACGGCCGTGGTGCCGCCATGGGGGAGTCTGCGCCGTCGCCGCACCGGACAGGCGCGCGGGACGCGGCAATGGACCGGCAGCTGCAGCAGCTGTTCCATCTGCACGACTCTGGGCTCGACCAGGCGTTCATCGATGCGCTGCCTGTGTTCGCGTACCGTGAAATTATCGGTGGCAGCAAAGAGCCGTTCGACTGTGCGGTGTGCTTGTGTGAATTTGATGGGGAGGACAGGCTCAGGCTGTTGCCGGTGTGCGGGCATGCCTTCCATCTGCAGTGTATAGATACATGGCTGCTGTCCAATTCGACGTGCCCACTTTGCCGTGGCACACTCTTTGTCCCCGGGATGACTATTGATAACATGCTGTTTGATGATTTTGATGAGAGGTTGGAGGAGGAGCCTCTACCGGAGGAGTGTGAGGATGGACACCAAGTTTCCAGGCACAAACCCATGGATGAGGAGCAGCCAGTGGCCGAGAAGAGGGTGTTTCCAGTAAGGCTTGGGAAGTTCAAGAATGTTGGAAATCAGGGCGCCATCGGTGGTGTGGCTGGCAATGGCAATGAAGCTGGTATAGTGAGTAGGGAGGCAGGGGAGAGTAGCAGTAGCAGCTTGGATGCAAGGCGATGCTTCTCCATGGGCACTTACCAGTATGTTCTTGGGGCTTCTGAACTTCGAGTGGCTCTCCAGACAGGTCGTGGCGGAAACGGTGCAAGCAGCAGGTTTAAAGGAAGAGTTGCTGGCTTATGTCCTGTCAATGCTGACATTATGGAGGGCAAGAGGATTTGTGCGAGGAGCAAAGGCGAGAGCTTCTCTGTGTCGAAGATTTGGCAGTGGTCTAGTGTGAAGGGCAAGTTGCCAGCTCCTCCAGACACTTGCTCAGATACTGGGAGCCTACCATGGATGAAAATAAATGCTGCTGGAGATAAGTCTAATATGTGA